A region of Vitis vinifera cultivar Pinot Noir 40024 chromosome 13, ASM3070453v1 DNA encodes the following proteins:
- the LOC100255059 gene encoding uncharacterized protein LOC100255059 isoform X2 yields MEGSADDLGAPESWEVADLDESMSRLMLSSSSSKKDSSSSSSLDASVPASASASAPALSSSSVPVGSGMISEDSVNQVDQFLREALQNPRERLSILRMEQDIEKFIHDPTQQQLEFQQLPTSYLRLAAHRVAQHYSLQSMVLLDNNLPDGSGSKIIVRKTSECRLPLIRLADIPVSLPPEDGGVIKVAIKQRPQKRSQNVSCANSHSFKANNSKSVEERKEEYNRARARIFNSSSFSGTGGGKPECEPRMQDTFQHGSVSLPKMEEKPVAGSSDVNICRGLVDSSTSSNRSARSRAEKEPIGRYKPNNRVAIFRDREIDRKDPDYDRSYDRYLQRFDPGFGFNGGPYTIQPMYTPAVNYNTEFPQLGSAHRPQISTEHQPRPLPQHLSGPWPAPSTPTGIGYGHPETMMSPFNPNHVGARSTSTLYLPSSQYPCQRPGMPFIHPHEHVHQPFSQSHQQQPDTSFGLARPR; encoded by the exons ATGGAGGGCTCTGCGGACGATCTCGGAGCCCCTGAGTCCTGGGAGGTCGCTGATTTGGACGAGAGCATGAGCAGATTGATGCTCTCCTCTTCATCCTCCAAGAAAgattcctcttcctcttcctctctcGATGCCTCGGTACCAGCTTCAGCTTCTGCTTCTGCTCCGGCTTTGTCGTCTTCGTCGGTGCCGGTTGGTTCCGGGATGATTTCTGAGGACTCTGTCAACCAAGTGGATCAGTTTCTTCGTGAGGCTctgcagaatccgcgtgagcgGCTGTCAA TTCTAAGGATGGAGCAAGACATCGAGAAGTTCATTCATGATCCTACTCAACAGCAACTAGAGTTTCAACAGTTGCCTACCTCCTATCTACGGTTGGCTGCGCACCGTGTGGCTCAGCATTACTCACTGCAGTCAATGGTTTTATTGGACAATAATTTACCTGATGGATCTGGTTCCAAAATTATTGTTCGCAAAACTTCTGAGTGTCGGCTTCCTCTGATTCGCCTGGCAGACATCCCTGTAAGCTTACCACCAGAAGATGGTGGTGTCATTAAGGTTGCAATCAAACAGAGGCCTCAGAAACGATCGCAAAATGTCAGTTGTGCAAATTCACATTCTTTTAAGGCAAATAATTCCAAAAGTGTAGAAGAACGAAAAGAGGAGTATAACAGAGCTCGTGCACGGATATTTAACTCTAGTAGTTTTAGTGGTACTGGTGGGGGGAAACCTGAATGTGAACCAAGGATGCAGGATACTTTCCAGCATGGTTCTGTGAGTTTAccgaaaatggaagaaaaacctGTTGCTGGAAGTTCTGATGTCAATATTTGCAGGGGTTTGGTTGATTCTTCTACAAGTAGCAATAGATCAGCTAGAAGTAGGGCAGAAAAGGAGCCAATTGGTAGGTACAAACCAAATAATAGGGTGGCTATCTTTCGGGACCGTGAGATTGACCGTAAGGATCCTGATTATGACAGGAGCTATGATAG gTACCTGCAAAGATTTGATCCTGGATTTGGGTTCAATGGAGGACCTTACACTATACAGCCTATGTACACTCCTGCAGTGAACTACAATACTGAATTCCCACAACTTGGATCAGCTCATAGGCCTCAAATTTCTACTGAACACCAACCTCGGCCACTTCCCCAACATTTATCTGGTCCATGGCCTGCACCATCAACTCCTACAGGAATTGGGTATGGTCATCCAGAGACCATGATGTCACCATTTAATCCCAATCATGTTGGTGCACGCTCCACATCTACCCTATATCTTCCTTCTTCTCAGTATCCTTGTCAACGTCCTGGAATGCCTTTCATCCATCCTCATGAACATGTTCACCAACCTTTTTCACAG TCTCATCAACAGCAACCTGATACAAGTTTTGGATTAGCCCGGCCCCGGTAA
- the LOC100255059 gene encoding uncharacterized protein LOC100255059 isoform X1, with the protein MEGSADDLGAPESWEVADLDESMSRLMLSSSSSKKDSSSSSSLDASVPASASASAPALSSSSVPVGSGMISEDSVNQVDQFLREALQNPRERLSILRMEQDIEKFIHDPTQQQLEFQQLPTSYLRLAAHRVAQHYSLQSMVLLDNNLPDGSGSKIIVRKTSECRLPLIRLADIPVSLPPEDGGVIKVAIKQRPQKRSQNVSCANSHSFKANNSKSVEERKEEYNRARARIFNSSSFSGTGGGKPECEPRMQDTFQHGSVSLPKMEEKPVAGSSDVNICRGLVDSSTSSNRSARSRAEKEPIGRYKPNNRVAIFRDREIDRKDPDYDRSYDRYLQRFDPGFGFNGGPYTIQPMYTPAVNYNTEFPQLGSAHRPQISTEHQPRPLPQHLSGPWPAPSTPTGIGYGHPETMMSPFNPNHVGARSTSTLYLPSSQYPCQRPGMPFIHPHEHVHQPFSQVWKILNIFPFLISLKIKGPAELLVEVRTFIFSISTPFLKVYLTLKCTKWLNWPAFFLKNSLCNIKH; encoded by the exons ATGGAGGGCTCTGCGGACGATCTCGGAGCCCCTGAGTCCTGGGAGGTCGCTGATTTGGACGAGAGCATGAGCAGATTGATGCTCTCCTCTTCATCCTCCAAGAAAgattcctcttcctcttcctctctcGATGCCTCGGTACCAGCTTCAGCTTCTGCTTCTGCTCCGGCTTTGTCGTCTTCGTCGGTGCCGGTTGGTTCCGGGATGATTTCTGAGGACTCTGTCAACCAAGTGGATCAGTTTCTTCGTGAGGCTctgcagaatccgcgtgagcgGCTGTCAA TTCTAAGGATGGAGCAAGACATCGAGAAGTTCATTCATGATCCTACTCAACAGCAACTAGAGTTTCAACAGTTGCCTACCTCCTATCTACGGTTGGCTGCGCACCGTGTGGCTCAGCATTACTCACTGCAGTCAATGGTTTTATTGGACAATAATTTACCTGATGGATCTGGTTCCAAAATTATTGTTCGCAAAACTTCTGAGTGTCGGCTTCCTCTGATTCGCCTGGCAGACATCCCTGTAAGCTTACCACCAGAAGATGGTGGTGTCATTAAGGTTGCAATCAAACAGAGGCCTCAGAAACGATCGCAAAATGTCAGTTGTGCAAATTCACATTCTTTTAAGGCAAATAATTCCAAAAGTGTAGAAGAACGAAAAGAGGAGTATAACAGAGCTCGTGCACGGATATTTAACTCTAGTAGTTTTAGTGGTACTGGTGGGGGGAAACCTGAATGTGAACCAAGGATGCAGGATACTTTCCAGCATGGTTCTGTGAGTTTAccgaaaatggaagaaaaacctGTTGCTGGAAGTTCTGATGTCAATATTTGCAGGGGTTTGGTTGATTCTTCTACAAGTAGCAATAGATCAGCTAGAAGTAGGGCAGAAAAGGAGCCAATTGGTAGGTACAAACCAAATAATAGGGTGGCTATCTTTCGGGACCGTGAGATTGACCGTAAGGATCCTGATTATGACAGGAGCTATGATAG gTACCTGCAAAGATTTGATCCTGGATTTGGGTTCAATGGAGGACCTTACACTATACAGCCTATGTACACTCCTGCAGTGAACTACAATACTGAATTCCCACAACTTGGATCAGCTCATAGGCCTCAAATTTCTACTGAACACCAACCTCGGCCACTTCCCCAACATTTATCTGGTCCATGGCCTGCACCATCAACTCCTACAGGAATTGGGTATGGTCATCCAGAGACCATGATGTCACCATTTAATCCCAATCATGTTGGTGCACGCTCCACATCTACCCTATATCTTCCTTCTTCTCAGTATCCTTGTCAACGTCCTGGAATGCCTTTCATCCATCCTCATGAACATGTTCACCAACCTTTTTCACAGgtatggaaaattttgaatatctttcCCTTCTTAATATCATTAAAGATTAAGGGCCCTGCTGAGTTGCTTGTAGAGGTGAGGAcctttatttttagtatttctacTCCTTTCTTGAAAGTATATCTTACTTTAAAATGTACCAAATGGTTAAACTGGCCtgcatttttccttaaaaattctCTTTGTAATATCAAACATTGA